The Rhodococcus triatomae genome includes a window with the following:
- a CDS encoding XdhC family protein, with protein sequence MDTVLEAIHRQWKSRRPVAIATVLAVTGSAPRDPGAMMAVQADGTVVGSISGGCVEGAIFDTAQNVLDTGEPRIEDYGPDGDLIAPGLTCGGSVRVLVERIDTESMPDFGRVADRVRGDLPVRWETVLDERGPARHRVVDALGDRPRTGLTAEGIFVRSFDARPPMVIVGSTDFAAELARVGARLGYRVTVCDSRPVFTTPERFPDADDVVCRWPSDWIAAERDAGRLGPTAVIVVLTHDPKVDVPVLAECLDERRWAEPPAYVGAMGSRTADDSRRRDLLREGITRAQLESLHSPVGLRIGNRGPAETAISIAAEIVQGTRSAVTGH encoded by the coding sequence ATGGACACCGTTCTCGAAGCGATTCACCGGCAATGGAAATCGCGGCGCCCCGTCGCGATCGCCACCGTCCTGGCCGTCACCGGATCCGCTCCGCGTGACCCGGGCGCGATGATGGCCGTCCAGGCGGACGGCACGGTGGTCGGCAGCATCTCCGGTGGATGCGTCGAGGGAGCGATCTTCGACACCGCACAGAACGTCCTCGACACCGGCGAGCCCCGGATCGAGGACTACGGACCCGACGGCGACCTCATCGCACCCGGGCTGACCTGTGGCGGCAGCGTCCGAGTGCTGGTCGAGCGCATCGACACGGAGTCGATGCCCGACTTCGGCCGCGTCGCGGATCGGGTACGGGGCGATCTGCCGGTGCGCTGGGAGACCGTTCTGGACGAACGCGGGCCGGCTCGACACCGTGTCGTCGATGCACTCGGTGACCGCCCACGCACCGGGCTGACCGCAGAGGGGATCTTCGTCCGCTCGTTCGATGCGCGCCCGCCGATGGTGATCGTCGGCTCCACCGACTTCGCGGCGGAACTGGCGCGGGTGGGCGCCCGGCTCGGCTATCGGGTGACGGTGTGCGACTCGCGCCCGGTGTTCACGACACCGGAACGCTTTCCCGACGCCGACGACGTCGTGTGCCGATGGCCGTCGGACTGGATCGCCGCCGAGCGGGACGCCGGCCGCCTCGGACCGACAGCGGTGATCGTCGTCCTCACTCACGACCCGAAGGTGGACGTGCCGGTGCTGGCCGAGTGTCTCGACGAGCGACGGTGGGCCGAACCACCCGCCTACGTCGGTGCCATGGGTTCCCGGACCGCCGACGACAGCCGCCGACGAGATCTACTGCGCGAGGGAATCACTCGTGCGCAACTCGAGTCCCTGCACAGCCCGGTCGGGCTACGGATCGGGAACCGGGGACCCGCGGAGACCGCGATCTCGATCGCCGCCGAGATCGTGCAGGGCACCCGGAGCGCGGTCACCGGGCACTGA
- the ipdC gene encoding (3aS,4S,5R,7aS)-5-hydroxy-7a-methyl-1-oxo-octahydro-1H-indene-4-carboxyl-CoA dehydrogenase, whose protein sequence is MSTHLRTPLTELVGIEHPVVQTGMGWVAGPRLVAGTSNAGGLGILASATMTYDELEAAIAKTKSLTDKPFGVNIRADAGDAPARIDLLIREQVKVASFALAPKKELIAKLKDNGVVVVPSIGAAKHAVKVASWGADAVIVQGGEGGGHTGPVATTLLLPSVLDAVDIPVVAAGGFYDGRGLAAALAYGAAGVAMGTRFLLTQESQVPDSVKQEYLSRGLQDTTVSRKVDGMPHRVLDTELVTSLEHSGNLRGLIAAARNASKFKSMTGMKWSTLVRDGLAMKKSSDRTWQQIIMAANTPMLLKAGLVDGNTQAGVLASGQVVGMLDDLPTCRDLIDGIVADAAARIDALTALTALPR, encoded by the coding sequence GTGAGTACCCATCTCCGTACTCCCCTCACCGAACTCGTCGGCATCGAGCATCCCGTCGTCCAGACGGGAATGGGATGGGTCGCCGGCCCGCGCCTCGTCGCGGGCACGTCCAACGCGGGCGGGCTCGGAATCCTCGCGTCGGCAACGATGACGTACGACGAGCTCGAGGCCGCGATCGCCAAGACCAAGTCGCTCACCGACAAGCCGTTCGGCGTGAACATCCGCGCCGACGCCGGCGATGCACCGGCACGGATCGATCTGCTCATCCGGGAGCAGGTGAAGGTCGCGTCGTTCGCGCTGGCGCCGAAGAAGGAACTGATCGCGAAGCTCAAGGACAACGGCGTCGTCGTCGTTCCCTCGATCGGTGCGGCGAAGCACGCCGTCAAGGTCGCATCCTGGGGCGCGGATGCGGTGATCGTGCAGGGCGGTGAGGGTGGCGGACACACCGGCCCGGTCGCCACGACCCTGCTGTTGCCGTCGGTGCTCGATGCCGTGGACATTCCGGTCGTCGCCGCGGGTGGGTTCTACGACGGCCGCGGACTGGCGGCGGCGCTCGCGTACGGCGCCGCCGGGGTGGCGATGGGGACGCGTTTCCTGCTCACCCAGGAGTCCCAGGTACCCGATTCGGTGAAGCAGGAGTACCTTTCGCGTGGCCTGCAGGACACCACCGTCTCCCGCAAGGTGGACGGGATGCCGCACCGCGTCCTGGACACCGAGCTCGTGACCAGCCTCGAACACTCGGGCAACCTGCGCGGCCTGATCGCGGCGGCACGCAATGCGTCGAAGTTCAAGTCGATGACCGGAATGAAGTGGTCGACGCTGGTGCGCGACGGGCTCGCCATGAAGAAGTCGAGCGACCGTACCTGGCAGCAGATCATCATGGCCGCCAACACCCCGATGCTTCTCAAGGCCGGTCTGGTGGACGGCAACACGCAAGCCGGCGTCCTGGCCTCCGGCCAGGTGGTGGGGATGCTCGACGATCTGCCGACCTGTCGGGATCTCATCGACGGCATCGTCGCCGACGCGGCGGCGCGCATCGATGCCCTCACCGCTCTCACCGCCCTCCCCCGCTGA
- a CDS encoding DegT/DnrJ/EryC1/StrS family aminotransferase, with product MSPRVTYARSVHDDAEINACLDVLRSGPLGLKIGKNVAEMEQKVADLYGKKLGLMCNSGSSAIYLALELLDLPKGSEVITSPLTFSTDVSPIVRGGWVPVFVDVEPDTYNVDTAKIEEMITDDTGAILVPNLAGNAPDWDVIREIADRHGLKVIEDSCDCIGTTLRGTKTGTRSDITVTSFAMAHIITCAGNGGMVCLDDEALRDKGLMLRRWGRRSEPHLFGSAGGGRVFREDLDGVAYDNDFIFDVLPWNFEPSELGAAFGLQQLRKLPANFARRSEIFEALSAAFGAYPSLFSLPRQLDGFHTAWLCYPVLVKEQAGFSRGDLQESLEAAGIDTRTVWSGNITRHPMMKGIEHRIPDSGLPNADAVFERGMSLGMSHGMTDEELDHVVASIHAFASRIA from the coding sequence ATGTCCCCACGTGTCACCTATGCCCGCAGCGTTCACGACGACGCCGAGATCAATGCCTGCCTCGACGTGCTCCGCAGTGGCCCACTGGGACTGAAGATCGGGAAGAACGTCGCCGAGATGGAGCAGAAGGTCGCCGACCTCTACGGCAAGAAGCTCGGCTTGATGTGCAACTCCGGGTCCTCGGCGATCTATCTCGCCCTCGAACTTCTCGACCTGCCCAAGGGATCCGAGGTCATCACTTCGCCACTGACCTTCTCCACCGACGTCTCGCCGATCGTCCGCGGAGGCTGGGTCCCGGTCTTCGTCGACGTCGAACCCGACACGTACAACGTCGACACAGCGAAGATCGAGGAGATGATCACCGACGATACCGGAGCGATCCTCGTCCCGAACCTCGCGGGAAACGCCCCGGACTGGGATGTCATCCGCGAAATCGCCGACAGGCACGGGTTGAAGGTGATCGAGGACTCCTGCGACTGCATCGGAACGACACTCCGAGGAACAAAGACCGGGACTCGGTCGGACATCACCGTCACCAGTTTCGCGATGGCGCACATCATCACCTGCGCCGGGAACGGCGGCATGGTGTGCCTCGACGACGAGGCCCTGCGCGACAAAGGCCTCATGCTCCGGCGGTGGGGGCGTCGATCCGAACCTCACCTGTTCGGTTCCGCCGGTGGCGGCCGGGTCTTCCGGGAGGACCTCGACGGAGTTGCCTACGACAACGACTTCATCTTCGACGTCCTCCCCTGGAACTTCGAACCCTCCGAACTCGGCGCAGCATTCGGTCTCCAGCAACTCCGGAAGCTCCCAGCCAACTTCGCCCGGCGATCCGAGATCTTCGAGGCGCTGTCCGCCGCCTTCGGCGCGTACCCGTCGCTGTTCTCACTGCCCCGACAGCTCGACGGATTCCACACGGCCTGGCTGTGCTACCCCGTACTGGTGAAGGAGCAGGCCGGGTTCTCTCGGGGCGATCTCCAGGAATCGCTCGAAGCCGCCGGCATCGATACACGGACGGTGTGGAGCGGCAACATCACCCGGCACCCGATGATGAAGGGCATCGAGCATCGGATCCCGGATTCCGGCCTGCCGAACGCGGACGCCGTATTCGAACGGGGGATGTCGTTGGGGATGAGTCACGGCATGACGGACGAGGAACTCGACCATGTCGTCGCGAGCATCCATGCCTTCGCCTCCCGGATCGCGTGA
- the ipdA gene encoding cholesterol ring-cleaving hydrolase subunit IpdA produces MRDKRTTLDDAVAELRSGMTIGLGGWGSRRKPMAFVRAILRSDVTDLTVVTYGGPDLGLLCSAGKVKKAYYGFVSLDSAPFYDPWFAQARTAGAIEAREMDEGMVKCGLEAAAARLPFLPIRAGLGSDVRNFWGGELETVTSPYPDASGRAETLVAMPALNLDASFVHLNIGDAHGNAGYQGVDPYFDDLYCLAAEKRFVSVEKIVETEQLVKEVPLQQLLLNRMMVDGVVEAPNGAHFTLAGDSYGRDEKFQRHYAEAAKTPESWQSFVDRFLSGSEDDYQAAVTKFHADAEKTGEKA; encoded by the coding sequence ATGCGCGACAAGCGGACGACGCTCGACGATGCCGTCGCCGAGCTCCGCAGCGGCATGACGATCGGGCTCGGCGGGTGGGGATCACGCCGCAAGCCGATGGCGTTCGTGCGCGCGATCCTGCGCTCGGACGTCACCGATCTGACCGTCGTCACCTACGGCGGCCCCGACCTGGGTCTGCTGTGCTCGGCGGGCAAGGTCAAGAAGGCCTACTACGGCTTCGTCTCGCTCGATTCGGCGCCGTTCTACGACCCGTGGTTCGCCCAGGCCCGCACCGCAGGCGCGATCGAAGCGCGGGAGATGGACGAGGGCATGGTCAAGTGCGGCCTCGAAGCCGCAGCCGCGCGCCTGCCGTTCCTGCCGATCCGGGCCGGGCTCGGTTCGGACGTGCGCAACTTCTGGGGCGGCGAGCTCGAGACCGTCACCTCCCCCTACCCGGACGCCTCCGGCAGGGCCGAGACGCTGGTCGCGATGCCCGCGCTGAACCTGGACGCCTCGTTCGTGCACCTGAACATCGGCGACGCCCACGGCAACGCCGGCTACCAGGGCGTCGATCCGTACTTCGACGACCTGTACTGCCTGGCCGCGGAGAAGCGCTTCGTCTCCGTCGAGAAGATCGTCGAGACCGAGCAACTCGTCAAGGAAGTGCCGCTGCAGCAACTCCTCCTCAACCGCATGATGGTGGACGGCGTGGTCGAGGCGCCGAACGGCGCCCACTTCACCCTCGCGGGCGACTCCTACGGCCGCGACGAGAAGTTCCAGCGCCACTACGCCGAGGCCGCGAAGACCCCCGAATCCTGGCAGAGTTTCGTGGACCGGTTCCTGTCCGGATCCGAGGACGACTACCAGGCCGCCGTCACGAAGTTCCACGCCGATGCCGAGAAGACTGGGGAGAAGGCATGA
- a CDS encoding LLM class F420-dependent oxidoreductase, translating into MKFGITLFTSDRGITPASAARAAESLGFDSFYVPEHTHIPVKRDAAHPQTGDASLPDDRYMRTLDPWVALASVSAVTERIELGTSVALPVEHDPITLAKTIASLDHLSGGRVVLGVGYGWNTDELADHGVPAGRRRTMLREYLEAMRALWTEEEASFDGEFVQFGPSWAWPKPTRIPPVIVGAKGTDKNFAWIARSADGWMTTPIEQDVEDRIEALGAAWRERGRAGQPQVVVLDGKPDLDRLRRWRDLGVTEVVYGMPDRSEDEVIAYLGRLAGKLEPVRAPVA; encoded by the coding sequence GTGAAATTCGGAATCACCCTGTTCACCAGTGACCGGGGGATCACCCCGGCATCCGCGGCGAGGGCGGCAGAATCGCTCGGTTTCGATTCGTTCTACGTACCCGAACACACGCACATCCCGGTCAAGCGCGATGCGGCACACCCACAGACGGGAGACGCGTCCCTGCCGGACGACCGGTACATGCGCACTCTCGATCCGTGGGTGGCCCTCGCCTCAGTGTCGGCGGTGACCGAGCGTATCGAGCTGGGCACGTCGGTCGCACTTCCGGTCGAGCACGACCCGATCACCCTGGCGAAGACGATCGCCTCACTCGATCATCTCAGTGGCGGCCGGGTGGTGCTCGGTGTCGGATACGGCTGGAACACCGACGAACTCGCCGACCACGGAGTTCCCGCCGGTCGCCGCCGAACCATGTTGCGTGAGTACCTCGAAGCCATGCGCGCGCTGTGGACGGAGGAGGAGGCATCCTTCGACGGCGAGTTCGTGCAGTTCGGACCCAGCTGGGCGTGGCCCAAGCCGACGCGGATCCCGCCGGTGATCGTCGGCGCGAAGGGCACGGACAAGAACTTCGCCTGGATCGCGCGTTCCGCCGACGGGTGGATGACCACGCCGATCGAACAGGATGTGGAGGACCGGATCGAAGCGCTCGGGGCCGCGTGGCGTGAGCGGGGGAGGGCAGGGCAGCCGCAGGTCGTGGTGCTGGACGGGAAGCCGGATCTCGACCGGCTGCGGCGGTGGCGCGACCTCGGCGTGACCGAGGTCGTCTACGGTATGCCGGATCGTTCCGAGGACGAGGTGATCGCCTATCTCGGTCGGCTCGCGGGCAAGCTCGAACCCGTGCGGGCCCCGGTGGCGTGA
- a CDS encoding VOC family protein, whose protein sequence is MWSEEGIHHLGFVVDDLEFAARALEEAGSPIWMGGIRDGVYPFGVTYHRDPLGQVIELLDRRSAARLSARSRTRVDTIIQERRDSCPSQEK, encoded by the coding sequence GTGTGGTCGGAAGAAGGAATCCACCACCTCGGGTTCGTCGTCGACGACCTCGAATTCGCCGCTCGCGCACTCGAAGAAGCCGGATCGCCGATCTGGATGGGCGGCATCCGCGACGGTGTGTACCCCTTCGGGGTCACCTATCACCGGGATCCGCTGGGACAGGTGATCGAGCTTCTCGACCGGCGCAGCGCGGCCCGATTGTCGGCCCGATCCCGTACCCGTGTCGACACCATCATCCAGGAAAGGCGGGATTCGTGTCCCTCTCAGGAAAAGTAG
- a CDS encoding SDR family oxidoreductase — protein MDRNDLNGQVTLVTGGVRGVGAGISRAFLAAGATVVTCARRPADELVEAAGRQAEFRPCDVRDPEQVATLIDGIVADHGRLDILVNNAGGAPFALAAEASPNFHAKIVELNLLAPLLVAQTANAVMQRQETGGAIVNISSVSGSRPSPGTAAYGAAKAGIDSLTGSLAVEWAPKVRVNSVVVGLVRTEQAHLHYGDEAGIEAVAATVPLGRMAFPEDVGHSAVFLASSRASYVSGSTLTVHGGGERPAFLAAADTESPART, from the coding sequence GTGGACCGAAACGACCTGAACGGGCAGGTGACCCTGGTGACGGGTGGCGTCCGCGGCGTGGGCGCCGGGATCTCCCGGGCCTTCCTCGCGGCAGGGGCCACCGTGGTCACCTGCGCGCGGCGCCCCGCGGACGAACTGGTGGAGGCGGCGGGTAGGCAGGCCGAGTTCCGTCCCTGCGACGTGCGCGATCCGGAACAGGTGGCGACCCTGATCGACGGGATCGTCGCCGACCACGGCCGACTCGACATCCTGGTCAACAATGCGGGTGGGGCACCGTTCGCGCTCGCCGCGGAGGCGAGCCCGAACTTCCACGCCAAGATCGTCGAACTCAACCTGCTCGCGCCGCTACTGGTCGCGCAGACAGCCAATGCCGTGATGCAGCGTCAGGAGACCGGAGGCGCCATCGTCAACATCTCCAGCGTCAGCGGCTCGCGACCTTCGCCGGGCACGGCGGCATACGGCGCTGCCAAGGCCGGAATCGACAGCCTCACCGGGTCTCTGGCGGTCGAGTGGGCCCCGAAGGTTCGGGTCAATTCCGTCGTCGTCGGCCTCGTCCGCACGGAGCAGGCGCACCTACACTACGGCGACGAAGCGGGCATCGAGGCGGTGGCGGCGACGGTGCCCCTGGGCCGCATGGCCTTTCCCGAGGACGTCGGCCACTCTGCCGTGTTCCTCGCGTCGTCCCGCGCGTCCTACGTGAGCGGATCGACGCTGACGGTTCACGGCGGCGGGGAGCGGCCGGCCTTCCTGGCCGCCGCCGACACCGAGTCGCCGGCGCGCACCTGA
- a CDS encoding SDR family oxidoreductase, with the protein MSGLVDGRVVVVTGAGRGIGRAHALAFAAEGAKVVVNDIGAGLDGSSTEEHPAEQVVSEIRAAGGEAVVNGDDIADWDGAANLIRTAVDTFGRLDVLVNNAGFLRDRMLVGMSEQEWDDVVRVHLKGHFAPLRHAAAYWRAESKAGRPVDARIVNTSSGAGLQGSIGQGNYAAAKAGIAELTIQAAAELKNYGVTVNAIAPAARTRMTVGAGGAMAEAMAAPEQGFDAMAPENISPLVVWLGSVESSEVTGRVFEVEGGKVTVAEGWRHGPTQDKGDRWDPKELGPVVEKLLAEAAVPEPVYGT; encoded by the coding sequence ATGAGCGGATTGGTCGACGGTCGCGTCGTCGTGGTCACCGGAGCGGGCCGCGGGATCGGGCGAGCGCACGCTCTCGCCTTCGCGGCAGAGGGAGCCAAGGTGGTGGTCAACGACATCGGTGCGGGTCTGGACGGATCTTCCACGGAGGAACATCCGGCCGAGCAGGTGGTGTCCGAGATCAGGGCCGCCGGTGGTGAGGCCGTGGTCAACGGAGACGACATCGCCGACTGGGACGGGGCGGCGAACCTGATCCGCACTGCGGTCGACACCTTCGGACGACTCGACGTGCTGGTCAACAACGCGGGCTTCCTCCGGGACCGGATGCTGGTCGGCATGAGCGAGCAGGAATGGGACGACGTGGTGCGGGTGCACCTCAAGGGCCACTTCGCGCCGCTGCGCCACGCTGCCGCGTACTGGCGCGCCGAGTCGAAGGCGGGTCGGCCGGTGGACGCGCGGATCGTCAACACCAGCTCCGGAGCAGGGCTGCAGGGCTCGATCGGTCAGGGCAACTACGCGGCCGCCAAGGCCGGGATCGCGGAGCTGACCATCCAGGCGGCGGCGGAACTGAAGAACTACGGCGTGACGGTCAACGCCATCGCCCCTGCGGCCCGGACCCGGATGACGGTCGGTGCGGGCGGAGCGATGGCCGAAGCGATGGCCGCGCCCGAGCAGGGGTTCGACGCCATGGCGCCCGAGAACATCTCCCCGCTCGTCGTGTGGCTCGGTTCCGTGGAGTCGAGCGAGGTCACCGGACGGGTGTTCGAGGTCGAGGGCGGAAAGGTGACCGTCGCAGAAGGCTGGCGGCACGGCCCCACCCAGGACAAGGGCGACCGGTGGGACCCGAAGGAGCTCGGTCCGGTCGTCGAGAAACTGCTCGCCGAAGCGGCGGTACCGGAGCCCGTCTACGGCACGTGA
- the echA20 gene encoding (7aS)-7a-methyl-1,5-dioxo-2,3,5,6,7,7a-hexahydro-1H-indene-carboxyl-CoA hydrolase, whose product MGSTTRTDRSGIVTRVAAPGVVTVTVDYPPVNAIPSAGWFELAEKITAAGADPGTHVVVLRAEGRGFNAGVDIKEMQATEGYDALIGANRGCAAAFAAVYDCAVPVVVAVNGFCVGGGIGLVGNADVIVASDDAVFGLPEVDRGALGAATHLARLVPQHMMRTLYFTAQNVDAHTLERLGSVHKVVPRADLDATALEVAGAIAAKDTRVIRAAKEAINGIDPVDVKTSYRLEQGFTFELNLAGVADEHRDEFVATGKPRSNDKEVNDHA is encoded by the coding sequence ATGGGCAGCACCACCCGGACCGACCGGTCCGGCATCGTCACCCGGGTCGCCGCACCCGGGGTCGTCACCGTCACCGTCGACTACCCGCCGGTCAACGCCATCCCGTCCGCCGGATGGTTCGAACTGGCCGAGAAGATCACCGCCGCGGGCGCGGATCCGGGCACCCACGTGGTCGTCCTGCGCGCCGAGGGCCGCGGGTTCAACGCCGGGGTCGACATCAAGGAGATGCAGGCCACCGAGGGGTACGACGCACTCATCGGCGCCAACCGCGGGTGCGCTGCGGCGTTCGCCGCCGTGTACGACTGTGCGGTCCCCGTCGTCGTCGCCGTCAACGGGTTCTGCGTCGGCGGGGGCATCGGGCTGGTCGGCAACGCGGACGTCATCGTCGCCTCCGACGACGCGGTGTTCGGCCTGCCCGAGGTGGACCGCGGCGCACTCGGTGCAGCAACCCACCTCGCGCGGCTGGTGCCGCAGCACATGATGCGCACGCTGTACTTCACCGCACAGAACGTCGACGCCCACACCCTCGAACGCCTCGGCTCGGTACACAAGGTCGTGCCCCGCGCCGATCTGGACGCCACCGCGCTCGAGGTCGCAGGCGCGATCGCCGCCAAGGACACCCGGGTGATCCGCGCCGCCAAGGAAGCGATCAACGGCATCGACCCCGTCGACGTGAAGACCAGCTACCGGCTCGAGCAGGGATTCACGTTCGAGTTGAATCTCGCGGGCGTCGCCGACGAACACCGGGACGAGTTCGTCGCGACCGGCAAGCCGCGCTCGAACGACAAGGAAGTGAACGACCATGCATGA
- a CDS encoding TetR/AcrR family transcriptional regulator, with protein MSHVQARRECILEASARLFASKGVAATSMREIAESVGVRPGALYHYFPSKDAIVNELITGYLEQLQAEYESMAGAELDPRSRLRAIVDVSLRTAQDSPYATQIFQNELANLRELAEYRRAKLLSDRVQQVWIDAIEEGRSQGVFRTDIPTKVFHRFIRDAVWLSIKWHRSDDPYSIDDLADDCLAVFLDGFAVSPPVPPRPAAGEGTIRPV; from the coding sequence ATGTCTCACGTTCAGGCTCGCCGAGAGTGCATTCTGGAGGCGTCGGCCCGGCTCTTCGCGAGCAAGGGCGTGGCGGCTACCTCGATGCGCGAGATCGCCGAGAGCGTCGGTGTCCGCCCCGGAGCGCTGTACCACTATTTTCCCTCGAAGGATGCCATCGTCAACGAACTCATCACCGGCTACCTGGAGCAGCTGCAGGCCGAATACGAGTCGATGGCGGGCGCGGAACTGGACCCGCGCTCACGATTGCGAGCGATCGTGGATGTCTCGCTCCGCACGGCGCAGGACAGCCCGTATGCCACCCAGATCTTCCAGAACGAACTGGCGAATCTGCGGGAGTTGGCGGAGTACCGGCGGGCGAAACTGCTGTCCGATCGAGTGCAGCAGGTGTGGATCGACGCGATCGAAGAGGGTAGGTCCCAGGGAGTGTTCCGAACGGACATTCCCACGAAGGTCTTTCACCGGTTCATCCGGGACGCCGTCTGGCTGTCGATCAAGTGGCATCGCAGCGACGATCCGTACTCCATCGACGACCTCGCAGACGATTGCCTCGCGGTCTTCCTCGACGGATTCGCCGTCTCGCCTCCGGTCCCGCCCCGCCCCGCCGCGGGTGAAGGGACCATTCGGCCGGTCTGA
- the ipdB gene encoding cholesterol ring-cleaving hydrolase subunit IpdB, whose product MTSTGTTNNDTVDSDTVTRAEYCAISCAEIFSGAGEIMASPMATVPLIGARLARLTTEPDLLITDGEALILADTPAVGAKGPVEGWMPFRKVFDVVASGRRHVVMGANQIDRHGNQNLSAFGPLQHPTRQMFGVRGAPGNTINHATSYWVGKHSPRVFVDRVDVVSGVGYDKVDPENPAYRFLHLHRVVSNLGSFDFGGPGHTLRALTLHPGVTPEDVTAATSFEVAGLDEAGVTRDPSAEELRIIREVLDPRGLRDREVAS is encoded by the coding sequence ATGACCTCCACCGGAACCACGAACAACGACACCGTCGACAGTGACACCGTGACCAGGGCCGAGTACTGCGCGATCTCGTGTGCCGAGATCTTCTCCGGCGCAGGCGAGATCATGGCCAGCCCGATGGCAACCGTGCCCTTGATCGGTGCCCGTCTCGCCCGGCTGACCACCGAGCCGGACCTGCTGATCACCGACGGCGAGGCGCTGATCCTCGCCGACACCCCCGCGGTCGGGGCGAAGGGCCCCGTCGAGGGCTGGATGCCGTTCCGGAAGGTGTTCGACGTCGTCGCCTCGGGCCGCCGGCATGTGGTGATGGGTGCCAACCAGATCGATCGCCACGGCAACCAGAACCTCTCGGCGTTCGGTCCGCTCCAGCACCCGACGCGCCAGATGTTCGGTGTCCGTGGCGCTCCCGGCAACACGATCAATCACGCCACCAGCTATTGGGTGGGGAAGCACTCTCCCCGGGTGTTCGTCGACCGGGTCGACGTCGTCTCCGGAGTCGGCTACGACAAGGTGGACCCGGAGAACCCGGCCTACCGGTTCCTGCACCTGCACCGGGTGGTTTCCAACCTCGGTTCCTTCGACTTCGGCGGGCCGGGACACACGTTGCGGGCGTTGACCCTGCACCCGGGCGTCACGCCCGAGGACGTCACCGCGGCCACCTCCTTCGAGGTGGCCGGGCTGGACGAGGCCGGCGTCACCCGTGACCCGTCCGCCGAGGAACTGCGGATCATCCGCGAGGTCCTCGACCCCCGCGGGCTGCGTGACCGCGAGGTCGCGTCGTGA
- a CDS encoding mycofactocin-coupled SDR family oxidoreductase, with protein sequence MSLSGKVAFVTGAAQSQGRSHAVRLAAEGADVIAVDICEQIDVVPYRMGDDAGLAETVRQVEAHGHAIHAARCDVRDRDALHKVVEDGIARFGRLDVVVANASVCSVQPLEDVTPEIWNTTLDVNLTGVWNTCAVAIPHLVSGGGGNIVITGSTGSVVGLPFYLPYVASKHALIGISRTLALELADRNIRVNTILPTGVDTPQGHSSVLPALLDSRPDLRSIFVNSLPVERIDAEDVTNAMMFLISDAARYVTGVAFPVDAGATIR encoded by the coding sequence GTGTCCCTCTCAGGAAAAGTAGCTTTCGTCACCGGAGCGGCCCAGAGCCAGGGCCGGAGCCACGCCGTGCGATTGGCAGCCGAAGGTGCAGACGTCATCGCCGTCGACATCTGTGAACAGATCGATGTCGTTCCCTACCGCATGGGCGACGACGCCGGGCTCGCCGAGACGGTCCGACAGGTGGAGGCTCACGGCCACGCGATCCATGCGGCTCGATGCGACGTTCGCGACCGGGACGCCCTGCACAAGGTCGTTGAGGACGGGATCGCACGGTTCGGCCGGCTCGACGTCGTCGTCGCGAATGCGTCGGTCTGCTCGGTGCAGCCGCTCGAGGACGTGACACCGGAGATCTGGAACACCACCCTCGACGTCAACCTCACCGGTGTGTGGAACACCTGCGCGGTGGCGATACCGCACCTGGTGTCCGGTGGCGGCGGAAACATCGTGATCACCGGGTCCACGGGAAGTGTCGTCGGCCTTCCCTTCTATCTGCCGTATGTGGCGTCCAAGCACGCGCTGATCGGCATCTCACGCACGCTCGCACTGGAACTCGCGGACCGAAACATCCGCGTGAACACCATCCTGCCGACCGGCGTCGACACCCCACAGGGCCACTCGTCCGTCCTGCCCGCCCTGCTCGACAGCCGACCGGACCTCCGGTCGATCTTCGTGAACAGCCTTCCGGTCGAACGCATCGACGCCGAGGACGTCACCAACGCGATGATGTTCCTGATCTCCGACGCCGCACGCTACGTCACCGGGGTCGCCTTCCCGGTCGATGCCGGTGCGACCATTCGCTGA